A genomic window from Silene latifolia isolate original U9 population chromosome Y, ASM4854445v1, whole genome shotgun sequence includes:
- the LOC141626269 gene encoding uncharacterized protein LOC141626269 isoform X1 — MVGPGSRLINAEGSSMIAEEEERSRWINDNLDLPMLDPFGPWFHTDNVKKAAREAVVGKFDRFTPSYYAETSEQNEAWWNRFKTQFKYQKFRKPEIKAGFEEYCSERLRDLVCRAGTGKNTWIEASVFEEMLAYRATEKFKIRSLKYKKNRTSKGKNGKAPGTHTMGRLNNIKFMDKLCNDNGGLLLPPPYELMKKSKTKKIRGLCV, encoded by the exons ATGGTAGGTCCAGGTTCAAGGTTAATAAATGCCGAGGGCAGCTCTATGATCGCAGAGGAGGAAGAACGTAGTCGATGGATAAATGATAACCTAGATCTACCAATGTTGGACCCTTTTGGCCCCTG GTTTCACACCGATAATGTGAAGAAAGCTGCAAGAGAGGCAGTTGTGGGCAAGTTTGATAGATTTACCCCTTCTTATTATGCAGAAACCTCCGAGCAAAATGAAGCTTGGTGGAATAGATTCAAG ACTCAATTCAAGTATCAGAAGTTTCGCAAACCGGAAATTAAGGCTGGATTTGAAGAATACTGTAGCGAGAGGTTGAGGGATTTAGTCTGCCGAGCGGGGACAGGGAAAAATACGTGGATAGAAGCTTCAGTGTTCGAGGAGATGCTTGCTTATAGAGCCACGGAG AAATTTAAGATCCGGTCACTTAAATACAAGAAAAATCGCACATCAAaaggcaagaatggaaaagcccCTGGAACTCATACCATGGGCAGGTTAAACAATATCAAGTTTATGGACAAACTG TGTAATGACAATGGAGGCCTTTTACTACCACCTCCTTATGAGCTTATGAAGAagtctaaaacaaaaaaaatcaggGGGTTATGTGTGTGA
- the LOC141626269 gene encoding uncharacterized protein LOC141626269 isoform X2, translating to MFHTDNVKKAAREAVVGKFDRFTPSYYAETSEQNEAWWNRFKTQFKYQKFRKPEIKAGFEEYCSERLRDLVCRAGTGKNTWIEASVFEEMLAYRATEKFKIRSLKYKKNRTSKGKNGKAPGTHTMGRLNNIKFMDKLCNDNGGLLLPPPYELMKKSKTKKIRGLCV from the exons AT GTTTCACACCGATAATGTGAAGAAAGCTGCAAGAGAGGCAGTTGTGGGCAAGTTTGATAGATTTACCCCTTCTTATTATGCAGAAACCTCCGAGCAAAATGAAGCTTGGTGGAATAGATTCAAG ACTCAATTCAAGTATCAGAAGTTTCGCAAACCGGAAATTAAGGCTGGATTTGAAGAATACTGTAGCGAGAGGTTGAGGGATTTAGTCTGCCGAGCGGGGACAGGGAAAAATACGTGGATAGAAGCTTCAGTGTTCGAGGAGATGCTTGCTTATAGAGCCACGGAG AAATTTAAGATCCGGTCACTTAAATACAAGAAAAATCGCACATCAAaaggcaagaatggaaaagcccCTGGAACTCATACCATGGGCAGGTTAAACAATATCAAGTTTATGGACAAACTG TGTAATGACAATGGAGGCCTTTTACTACCACCTCCTTATGAGCTTATGAAGAagtctaaaacaaaaaaaatcaggGGGTTATGTGTGTGA